In Podospora pseudoanserina strain CBS 124.78 chromosome 5, whole genome shotgun sequence, a single window of DNA contains:
- a CDS encoding hypothetical protein (antiSMASH:Cluster_11; COG:S; EggNog:ENOG503NZG3), translating into MKFLCLPGAYGSAKNFQVQLGPLAEELERRGLCTFTYSQGTHEVDPPQGWEDYFGARPLYRFLDTRQGDTFETLRRLRHVPHSMPAEDTMRMFQKAGEGEDWHQRVWREALDAVFKTLDEDPEIDGIIGYSEGAMVGASLIVEEAERAKKSGCQPRIKFAMFISGAPPLKFEGKDRIVAQLFDEAGIVIDIPTFHIFGCDDAFLSSAVALFNVCEPSKATMYDHGLGHIVPRDAENVGVLGEILQEIMPKVEEDNRRAAIEQQQRKESGLSGMDKSEFATPALLRTTS; encoded by the exons ATGAAGTTTCTCTGCCTCCCCGGTGCCTACGGCAGTGCCAAG AACTTTCAAGTTCAACTTGGTCCCCtcgccgaggagctggagagacGCGGTCTCTGCACATTTACCTACTCTCAAGGCACTCACGAGGTCGACCCTCCTCAAGGATGGGAGGACTACTTCGGCGCCCGCCCCCTGTACCGTTTCCTCGACACCCGCCAGGGAGATACCTTCGAGACCCTTCGTAGGCTCAGGCATGTGCCCCACTCCATGCCTGCCGAAGACACCATGAGAATGTTTCAGAAAgccggcgagggtgaagaCTGGCATCAAAGGGTCTGGAGAGAAGCGCTGGACGCTGTCTTCAAGACGCTGGACGAGGACCCCGAGATTGATGGCATAATCGGTTATAGTGAGGGGGCCATGGTTGGTGCAAGCTTGATTGTAGAGGAGGCGGAACGGGCCAAGAAGAGCGGGTGCCAGCCAAGGATCAAG TTCGCCATGTTCATCTCAGgtgcccctcccctcaagTTCGAGGGCAAGGACCGCATCGTTGCGCAGCTGTTTGACGAGGCCGGCATCGTCATCGACATCCCCACGTTCCACATCTTTGGATGTGACGAtgccttcttgagctcggcgGTCGCACTGTTCAATGTGTGCGAGCCCAGTAAGGCAACCATGTACGATCATGGTCTTGGTCACATTGTGCCTCGCGATGCCGAGAATGTGGGTGTCTTGGGGGAGATTCTGCAGGAAATCATGCCCAAGGTAGAGGAGGACAACAGGCGGGCTGCCatcgagcagcagcagaggaagGAAAGCGGTCTCAGCGGGATGGACAAAAGCGAGTTTGCTACCCCGG CCTTGTTGCGGACAACTAGCTGA
- a CDS encoding hypothetical protein (EggNog:ENOG503PDZ9; antiSMASH:Cluster_11; COG:S), with protein MEFDNEDAPKEGTAVHYQRHATVDAWVPWNLKKMGRLPPTPSPTPDSAAMQHRQSTSIDSAVVLEDNSFTYEVSSRGKSPPATPRSLSRLSGFHFSPERPSSPISTPSSPGCESDESNEWDHICIGQKDGQDASVKEIQEGMGAVSLMLPAEPTELEQDMNDVDYHSEVTAGPDNDAVTVEEADHILSFSLPTLRGINSSDVPREILEACKGITYAYAEQIAAIVDSFEDFLQAPVETDIPSSRAAGTLPQRPSSSQIDKSTGKGKEKPKANKKRKLSDEENDQDDEEESGSIMGDPRDSGEERNSTASKLRCIFRARNPSRFNVRDHTSCAMTMFTKFSDLRKHILNKHMADSEIVTCQRCKKGFPSRNALELHCEREPCNYKRSDPEDGINSETASRIRFRGRDCGPSDEDQWKHLWQLAFPEDPDNKIEPFHFVPVLEHHELEPAFVQKLEYLKPVVQSYVPDEEQFESLCVIIKSLFESAVHDLTHIGLKMDYVNRQGSRTNNRISRSMARVLWSNVHDRDSGIGLDSSETATPRTSARYPSVALETTRRGQQDRSLSSGFASIKEPKPPTLRVRSQLGATCPPSQQRLQPNAPIDCVQPESRWGGFDANYATSLPFPTSTSSVDKTPGFVYFPATLSNIAANDPASGFFPGGADPNVHGTIHIDPAQLQFGYQQPHLNDMDATMNNGIAGYTAPAMMNTLTGTRGESGQWI; from the exons ATGGAGTTCGACAACGAGGATGCGCCGAAAGAGGGAACTGCCGTCCATTATCAACGTCATGCCACAGTAGACGCCTGGGTGCCTTGGAAcctgaagaagatgggcCGCCTTCCACCTACTCCGTCCCCTACGCCTGATTCAGCAGCCATGCAACATCGTCAATCCACCTCAATCGACTCTGCTGTTGTTCTTGAAGACAATTCTTTTACGTACGAGGTTTCTTCTCGGGGAAAGTCACCACCCGCTACTCCAAGGTCACTATCACGATTATCTGGCTTTCACTTCTCACCAGAGCGCCCCAGCAGCCCCATATCCACTCCATCGTCACCTGGTTGCGAGTCCGACGAGTCTAATGAATGGGACCATATTTGCATTGGCCAAAAGGATGGCCAAGATGCATCAGTCAAAGAGATTCAGGAAGGGATGGGAGCAGTCTCTTTGATGTTGCCGGCAGAACCCACGGAACTTGAGCAGGACATGAATGACGTTGATTATCACAGTGAGGTCACTGCTGGACCCGACAATGATGCCGtcacggtggaggaggcagatCATATTCTGAGTTTCAGTCTACCAACACTTCGCGGGATCAACAGCAGTGACGTCCCTCGCGAGATTCTCGAGGCATGTAAGGGCATTACATATGCGTATGCAGAACAGATTGCGGCGATTGTAGACTCATTTGAAGATTTCTTGCAAGCCCCAGTTGAGACGGACATTCCCTCGTCCAGAGCAGCTGGTACTCTGCCGCAacgcccatcatcatctcaaaTCGACAAGTCCacaggaaaggggaaggaaaaaccAAAAGCGaacaaaaagagaaaactgAGCGACGAGGAAAATGACCAggatgacgaagaggagtCTGGAAGCATCATGGGAGACCCAAGGGACTCTGGAGAGGAGCGCAATTCGACTGCCTCAAAGCTACGGTGTATCTTCCGTGCCCGCAATCCTTCTCGGTTTAATGTCAGGGACCATACCTCGTGCGCCATGACCATGTTCACCAAATTTTCCGACCTCAG GAAACACATTCTCAACAAACACATGGCTGACTCGGAGATTGTGACATGCCAGCGATGCAAAAAGGGTTTTCCCTCTCGAAATGCGCTTGAGCTGCACTGCGAACGAGAACCCTGCAACTATAAGCGCTCAGACCCAGAGGACGGAATCAATAGCGAGACAGCCTCCCGGATCAGGTTCAGGGGCCGAGATTGTGGTCCATCAGATGAAGATCAGTGGAAACATCTCTGGCAGCTTGCCTTCCCTGAAGACCCCGACAACAAGATTGAACCGTTCCACTTTGTTCCAGTTCTCGAACACCATGAACTGGAGCCCGCCTTTGTTCAAAAGCTCGAGTACCTCAAGCCTGTCGTCCAGTCCTATGTTCCTGACGAGGAGCAGTTTGAGAGTCTTTGCGTCATCATCAAGTCCTTGTTTGAATCGGCTGTTCACGATCTTACTCACATTGGCTTGAAGATGGACTACGTCAATAGGCAAGGAAGCCGAACCAACAACCGCATTTCGAGATCGATGGCACGTGTGCTTTGGAGTAACGTACATGACCGTGACTCTGGCATTGGGCTTGATTCTTCTGAGACAGCGACACCAAGGACTTCCGCAAGATACCCTTCCGTGGCTTTGGAGACGACACGGCGAGGGCAACAAGATCGATCACTGTCTTCAGGTTTTGCCAGTATCAAAGAGCCAAAGCCGCCCACACTTCGTGTTCGATCTCAACTTGGCGCTACATGTCCTCCTTCACAACAGCGGTTGCAGCCAAATGCGCCCATCGACTGTGTACAACCCGAAAGCAGATGGGGTGGCTTTGATGCAAACTATGCCACAAGCCTGCCATTCCCAACATCTACATCCTCGGTGGACAAAACCCCTGGATTCGTCTACTTCCCTGCTACCCTGAGCAACATCGCCGCCAACGATCCTGCCTCCGGCTTCTTTCCGGGTGGTGCGGACCCCAATGTCCACGGAACAATACACATTGATCCCGCCCAGCTGCAGTTTGGctaccaacaacctcatctcAATGATATGGATGCTACCATGAACAATGGCATTGCGGGCTACACTGCCCCGGCTATGATGAACACGCTGACCGGAACGAGGGGTGAGAGTGGACAGTGGATATAG
- a CDS encoding hypothetical protein (COG:T; EggNog:ENOG503NV2Y; antiSMASH:Cluster_11), with product MSPAMDSAAYDAGLAQYIGHPVPYQFDPALLTLSYGVSLVGAASTLELINRRTSRKGYYNNLLLLAASVTMGGVSIWCMHYIGNRATSLLNGQPELQVVYSVRVTVASFFVPILVLCAAFFVVTSTRNASGVNWWRIGVSGMLSGGAICGMHYLGNASISNYHCSYRPANVVGSALIAVAASTVALALFFVFRASWTNSWWKRTGCAIVLAGAVSGMHWCGAVGTTYRLMHLHSSSEMDTRNVTVIVISCLSVAACAVMAGTAIYSARVRQSYASKAQRITLAAAVFDHQGRILVSPDGALPSEEITSKFLQKTQNDVFSTAHPLFHWVFQASRNWSSVTVLLGKMRNHLAELPHRGRNVRTGISLVDDDGHVIDNYDMIFRELFCLAAAGLADKMNENLTDAGILWDEILSTGGQPDAVSLRSNSTGKTQGPVPITSRDADMAEKGVTIHRHNHGSLMCLVRAVDNPRVMDRLEASGYCFADPHQVAHIIGAKMQIRTAHLEQKLANMKDYAHGTMLDPGVHVGLFAVRTQVDSHHGHGFDLLVQKQARNLLPSVEMPLDRLEPSHLEFLRQLHGHSVQAILQRLRRVQDIAPRNAAFAALLSDAVRDLRSATNDKILDDAKLISRVVQVPCRSPAGSMATRLATCTMITFSIMIPIHIKVKVPDHAFVPLYFFKTLQLVYANSPHAAAFARNVHRELSPVLNSASTSPPKSLSSQLPFTMFSRFRRHRRPSLETRQVRASKLVSSSRECMAPATPSNNPSVVSLGLYRGASSTNGQDPDTDQLSDSTLAPERPQHRHRPTYDQQRATGPKLNVQPNNGKQHKHNKSFGGMGIMISQEVTVDVDATTTAVGPKSPAVALAAKEVEMVDEAKRIHEADENPSPASPQIPGRKNGTFVQEIELENVTSVLNLNGGTGFSTTRVEVKKDGDAAETQTFVDELFSGCLALAKY from the exons ATGTCGCCTGCCATGGACTCGGCAGCCTACGATGCTGGCTTGGCTCAGTACATCGGCCACCCGGTGCCGTATCAGTTTGatcccgccctcctcacgcTCAGCTATGGTGTCAGTCTCGTCGGCGCCGCCTCGACCCTCGAGCTCATCAACCGACGGACCTCGAGAAAGGGGTACTACAACAA TCTGTTGCTGCTAGCCGCCTCGGTGACCATGGGTGGCGTTTCCATCTGGTGCATG CATTACATTGGCAATCGAGCAACAAGTCTGCTCAACGGGCAGCCCGAGCTTCAGGTTGTCTATTCGGTCCGCGTTACGGTAGCCTCCTTTTTCGTACCCATCCTCGTCTTGTGCGCCGCCTTCTTTGTCGTGACCAGCACCCGAAATGCCAGTGGCGTCAACTGGTGGCGCATCGGGGTATCTGGCATGTTATCAGGGGGAGCCATTTGCGGCATGCACTACCTCGGCAACGCCTCCATCAGCAACTATCACTGCAGCTACCGCCCTGCCAACGTGGTTGGGTCTGCCCTCATTGCTGTTGCGGCCAGCACCGTTGCGCTCGCGCTGTTTTTTGTGTTTAGGGCATCTTGGACCAATTCCTGGTGGAAGAGAACTGGATGTGCCATCGTCTTGGCTGGCGCCGTCTCGGGCATGCATTGGTGCGGTGCTGTTGGTACCACATACCGACTGATGCACCTCCACTCGAGCAGTGAGATGGATACGAGAAATGTCACGGTTATTGTGATTTCATGTCTG TCGGTTGCTGCCTGTGCTGTCATGGCAGGGACGGCCATCTACTCAGCGCGAGTGCGCCAAAGCTACGCCAGCAAGGCCCAAAGAATCACTCTCGCCGCTGCTGTGTTCGATCATCAAGGCCGAATCCTCGTTTCCCCTGATGGAGCTCTGCCCAGTGAGGAGATTACCAGCAAGTTTCTCCAAAAG ACCCAAAACGACGTCTTCTCTACCGcacacccccttttccactgGGTCTTCCAAGCGTCGAGGAATTGGTCTAGCGTGACTGTGCTGCTGGGAAAGATGAGAAACCACCTGGCCGAGCTTCCGCATCGTGGTCGCAATGTGCGAACAGGCATCTCTCTGGTCGATGACGATGGCCATGTGATTGACAACTACGACATGATCTTCCGCGAGTTGTTCTGCTTGGCTGCCGCCGGGCTTGCTGACAAGATGAACGAGAACTTGACAGACGCTGGTATTCTCTGGGACGAGATCTTGTCGACCGGTGGCCAACCGGATGCTGTGTCACTTCGCTCAAACTCGACGGGCAAGACACAGGGACCGGTCCCTATCACGTCACGAGATGCCGACATGGCTGAGAAGGGAGTTACGATTCACCGCCACAACCACGGCTCGCTCATGTGCTTGGTACGTGCTGTCGACAACCCTCGAGTCATGGACCGGCTCGAGGCCTCTGGGTATTGCTTCGCCGACCCTCATCAAGTTGCCCACATCATCGGCGCCAAGATGCAGATTCGAACCGCACATCTGGAACAGAAGCTGGCGAACATGAAGGATTATGCTCACGGCACAATGCTTGATCCCGGCGTCCATGTTGGCTTGTTTGCTGTTCGCACGCAAGTCGAcagccaccacggccacggTTTCGATCTTCTTGTGCAAAAACAGGCTCGAAATCTGCTTCCTAGCGTGGAAATGCCGCTCGACCGCCTTGAGCCGTCTCATTTGGAATTCCTGCGCCAGCTCCACGGCCATTCGGTCCAAGCTATCCTCCAACGGCTGCGGCGCGTCCAAGACATTGCACCACGCAACGCCGCTTTCGCCGCTCTTCTCAGCGACGCTGTTCGGGATCTGCGTAGTGCCACCAACGACAAGATTTTGGACGATGCCAAACTCATTTCTCGGGTGGTCCAAGTACCTTGCCGATCGCCAGCGGGCTCCATGGCCACGAGGTTGGCGACATGCACGATGATCACCTTTAGCATCATGATCCCGATCCACATTAAGGTCAAAGTTCCAGACCATGCGTTTGTCCCCTTGTACTTTTTCAAAACCCTGCAGCTCGTGTACGCCAACTCGCCACACGCGGCCGCCTTTGCCCGGAATGTGCACCGGGAGCTGAGCCCCGTCTTGAACTCTGCCTCGACCTCCCCCCCGAagtccctctcctcccagctACCCTTCACGATGTTCTCTCGCTTCAGGCGCCACAGAAGACCGTCGTTGGAGACGCGACAAGTGCGAGCCAGCAAGCTCGTTTCTTCCAGCCGGGAATGCATGGCCCCTGCTActccctccaacaacccgAGCGTTGTGTCGTTGGGTTTGTACCGCGGCGCATCGTCCACCAACGGACAAGACCCGGATACAGATCAGCTCTCAGACTCGACACTTGCCCCGGAAAGACCTCAGCATCGTCACCGCCCGACGTACGACCAGCAGCGAGCCACCGGTCCAAAACTAAATGTTCAGCCCAACAACGGGAAGCAacacaagcacaacaagTCGTTTGGTGGAATGGGCATCATGATTTCGCAGGAGGTGACTGTCGATGTAGatgctaccaccaccgctgtcGGACCCAAATCGCCCGCTGTGGCTCTTGCCGCCAAAGAGGTCGAAATGGTCGATGAGGCCAAGAGGATCCATGAAGCCGATGAGAATCCTAGCCCGGCATCACCACAAATTCCTGGGAGAAAGAATGGAACCTTTGTTCAGGAAATCGAGTTGGAGAACGTGACGAGCGTCTTGAACTTGAACGGAGGTACAggcttctccaccaccagggtggaggtgaagaaggatggAGACGCAGCCGAAACGCAGACCTTTGTGGATGAGTTGTTTTCCGGCTGTTTAGCCCTGGCAAAGTATTGA
- a CDS encoding hypothetical protein (COG:Q; SMCOG1034:cytochrome P450; antiSMASH:Cluster_11; EggNog:ENOG503P0PZ) — protein MSSPLTIPGPPGLPLLGNIMDVNPSNTWWSLRTLAEKYGEIFKIKVLGHEIVFVASAALAEEICDETRFRKFVGGPIVEIRYAVHDALFTAYDHEESWGIAHRIIAPHLSTESVADHFDELLLCTDELIAKWTKGLEPGTKFQPLKDLNNLNLEATMLTLFGKKLGAIKMKEGEEHPMIQAMEDATSEAMRRPNRPKLLNWLLYNGKWKEATKTMRGFAAELIQYRAEHSTGRKDLLWALMNATDPETGKKLTDSQVIDEIVSMPIGSSTAPCSVTATILFLLQNPEVVAEAREELDRVAGDGALRQDHIAQLKYIQGIVRETLRLSCAAPGFNIEPIPSKNGSKSPILLQGGKYQIAHNQAMIVVLAGVNRDPAVFEEPLKFKPERMVGDNFTKLPAGVKKWFGNGKRECIGKHWAWEFLMVVTAKLIKEVDFQAVDEQYVMKQDGWFNVRPIDFYVTAKARGA, from the coding sequence ATGTCCTCCCCACTCACCATCCCTGGCCCTCCAGGCCTTCCCCTGCTCGGCAACATCATGGACGTCAACCCGAGCAACACCTGGTGGTCTTTGCGCACGCTGGCTGAAAAGTATGGCGAGAtcttcaagatcaaggtcTTAGGGCATGAAATTGTCTTTGTCGCCAGCGCTGCTCTAGCAGAAGAGATTTGCGACGAGACTCGGTTCCGCAAATTCGTTGGCGGGCCCATCGTCGAGATCCGATACGCCGTACACGATGCGCTGTTTACCGCATACGACCACGAGGAATCCTGGGGTATCGCTCACCGCATCATCGCGCCACACCTGAGCACGGAATCAGTCGCTGACCATTTCGACGAGCTCTTGCTGTGCACCGACGAGTTGATCGCCAAGTGGACCAAGGGTCTCGAGCCTGGGACCAAGTTCCAACCTCTCAAAgacctcaacaacctgaaCTTGGAGGCGACAATGTTGACACTGtttggcaagaagctgggAGCCATCAAAatgaaggaaggagaggagcaTCCCATGATCCAGGCTATGGAGGATGCTACCTCAGAAGCAATGAGGCGACCCAACAGGCCGAAGCTCCTCAACTGGCTGCTATACAACGGCAAGTGGAAGGAGGCGACCAAGACGATGAGAGGCTTTGCCGCAGAGCTCATCCAATACCGGGCCGAACACTCTACCGGACGCAAGGATTTGCTTTGGGCGTTGATGAACGCCACGGATCCGGAAACAGGCAAGAAGTTGACAGACAGCCAGGTGATTGATGAGATTGTCAGCATGCCGATCGGCAGTTCAACGGCCCCTTGTTCAGTCACGGCGACCATCCTGTTTCTGCTGCAGAATCCAGAAGTGGTGGCCGAGGCCAGAGAGGAGTTGGACCGCGTGGCTGGAGACGGTGCGCTGAGGCAAGACCATATCGCCCAGTTAAAATACATCCAGGGGATTGTGAGGGAGACGCTGAGGTTGAGCTGCGCGGCTCCGGGCTTCAACATCGAGCCAATTCCGTCCAAGAATGGCAGCAAGTCGCCCATTCTGCTTCAAGGCGGCAAGTACCAGATTGCGCACAACCAGGCCATGATCGTTGTTCTGGCTGGAGTCAACAGAGATCCAGCCGTGTTTGAGGAACCTCTCAAGTTCAAGCCAGAGAGAATGGTGGGCGACAACTTCACCAAGCTGCCGGCCGGTGTCAAGAAGTGGTTCGGAAATGGCAAACGAGAATGTATCGGCAAACACTGGGCTTGGGAGTTTCTAATGGTGGTGACGGCCAAGCTGATCAAAGAAGTTGATTTTCAGGCGGTGGACGAGCAGTATGTGATGAAGCAGGATGGGTGGTTCAACGTGCGGCCGATCGACTTTTACGTGACGGCCAAGGCAAGGGGTGCTTGA